A window of Streptomyces sp. NBC_01224 genomic DNA:
GAGGAGTTCGGCGCAGGCGTGCTCGAACCCGGTCGGGCTCATGGCTTCGAGTTGCTTCATCCGGTAGGTGAGCAGGGTCGGCTCTGGCTCGACGGGTGTCGCATCCACGCTGACCGCGATGGCGCGTGTGGTGAGAAGGTCGAGGACGGCGCTGGCGAGCCGGGCGAGGAGCAGCAGTGCGGTGAGGGAGCCGAGCACGATGAGCGTGGTCCACCAGGGGTGTTCGGTGACCGCGCCCCACAGGTCCACGGTGATCCAGTCGGTGACGGTGCCGGTCAGCCACTCCCAGAGCATCTTCCCGGCGGCCAGGGCCAGCAGGGCATACAGCAGGACCTTCAGGAAAGGGTCGAGGGAGCCGTCTTCATCGAACACCGTTCGTCCTCCCCTCTGGGGTCGTCCGTCGGTACGGAGCGGGGGACGGTTGTCGAGTGCCGGGGAGCCGTCGGCGCGCGAGGGTGGGCAGTTGCAGGATCTGATGGAGTGGGACGCCCAGCTCTGCCCACGAACGCAGTCGCTCGCGGTCGGCCCAGCCGATCGTATGCTGGTCTCCCCACTCCCTGGCGTTGCGGGTGAAGCTGCCGTTCGTCACGACCACTGCCGAGTTCGCCCGGTGGACGGGGCCGGCTGTCCCCTTCACCTGGTACATGACCTGGGAGCCGACCTTCGCGGCGACCTTGGTGTGCTTGGCCTGGACGACGATCCGCCCGTAGGCGGGGTGGCCGGCGATGACGTCGGCGGCCTGGTCGCCCTGCTGCCCGACCTGCCGGGCCGACCAGCCGTCCCGTATCAGCAGGTCCCGCAGCGCGAACTCGAACTGCCGGTCGTCCATCGCGTCGATCTCCGCCAGGGTGAACCGCAGCACGGACAGACGCTGTGCTCGTGCCGTGTGCTCGCGCGCGGCTGCCGCAGCGCGCCAGGCGCCGACCGCGATACCAAGCAGGGCGAGCACGGCCACGACGGGCCACCACCGTACGAGCACCTCGCCCACCCACACGAGCAACCGCACCACCAAGGAGACCGCTGCGGCGGCGACCAGGGCCGCCGCCCCGTACTCAGCCACGCCACGCGGCCGACGGATCGTAAAGCGTCGCCGGCCCATCAGCGGCCGGCCGACGGCGTCGCCGTCACCCCGGGCGTGGCAGGCTGTGCCGGCGCGTCCGCCTCGAACCCGAAGAACTGCCCCCACAGCACCACCACGGCGGCGATCCCGGCGATCAGCCACGGGCTCATCTTCTTCGCGGACCGCCGGGTCGGATTCCGGCGGATGTGGCCGCGCACCCGGTGATAGCCCTCAGGCGTCATGAACTTTCCCCTCCCGGAACTGACGGCCGCACCAGCGCGGCCCTTCTGACATGGATGTAGCAGCGACCACCGACACCAACTCGGCAGAACCGCACCGCGATCACTTCAAACCGGCCACCACCGTGCACGGCCTTCCATCCGCAGCCGAACGTGAGGTGAATGACCAGGTGACCATGGAGAACCGAGCGCCGCGACCGCTGAGTGCGCCCCGACCAGGCACCGCACGGCGGGCGATGCAACCGCTGGTCAGAGCGGATCCGCCGGGTAGGCCGAAGTTGGCGAGAAAGACAGGGGGTGCGCTCCCGCGTATGCGCCCGTGCGCCCCCACGCGACGTCGCCCGGATGCGGCGCCGCGACGCTTCTCGACTACCCGCCGGACACAGCAGACCTCCGATATATGGGGAGTTCGGTGATCGGTCGGCGAGGGGAACGGGGCAGGCCGAGCCGGGCGCGTTCCTCGTGGAGGGCGTTGAGCTGGTCGGCCGCGCTGGGGCCCCAGTTGGACAACTCGGTGCCCGAGACCAGCCAGTCGGCACGGGCGGAACCCGCCCTCGTTCCTCTTCCCTCGAGGAGGCGCGGGGGCACCCTGCACCACTGTCCGAATCCCGTCCTACTGCCATGCGGTGGACACGGGTTAACTCAGAAGTTCGCCCGGAGCCGGGTGGGACAACCGAAGGGAAGGGCACAAGATGGCAGATCGGGCATCCACGCAGGCGGGGACCAGCCCCGAGCTTCTGATCGCCGTGGAGGAGCTGGCGACCGCGCACGACCGCAGCGAGTCCGAGCGGTCCGACGTCACCAGCTCGCAGAACAGCGCGGGCGATGACGGCGACAACCGCGACCTGAACCTCCCGAAGGAGTAAGGGGAACCCATGGAGCACCGGCTCGTCACCCACATCGAGAAGGCTCTCGGCTGGGACGGGCCGGGTTCCGTGGGGACCGCGTTCGTACGCGGCCGACTCACGGACCCGGAGCTGCCCGCCCGCCTGCTGACCCCGCACAAACTGCTGGACCTGATCAAGCGCCGCCACCTGGCCAACCCGCAGCTGCGCTGCTACGCCGAGGGCGACGAAATTCATCCGTCCACGTTCCTGT
This region includes:
- a CDS encoding restriction endonuclease encodes the protein MFDEDGSLDPFLKVLLYALLALAAGKMLWEWLTGTVTDWITVDLWGAVTEHPWWTTLIVLGSLTALLLLARLASAVLDLLTTRAIAVSVDATPVEPEPTLLTYRMKQLEAMSPTGFEHACAELLARDGFLHTRRVGGSGDLGADVIASDPDGLTVVVQCKQLSRPVNSPAMQQFNGTARPEHGADHAVIIGLNGFTQPALDFAARHRLITIGREDLKRWAHGTHLYDIIHALTAP
- a CDS encoding restriction endonuclease, with the translated sequence MGRRRFTIRRPRGVAEYGAAALVAAAAVSLVVRLLVWVGEVLVRWWPVVAVLALLGIAVGAWRAAAAAREHTARAQRLSVLRFTLAEIDAMDDRQFEFALRDLLIRDGWSARQVGQQGDQAADVIAGHPAYGRIVVQAKHTKVAAKVGSQVMYQVKGTAGPVHRANSAVVVTNGSFTRNAREWGDQHTIGWADRERLRSWAELGVPLHQILQLPTLARRRLPGTRQPSPAPYRRTTPEGRTNGVR